The Trypanosoma brucei brucei TREU927 chromosome 9, whole genome shotgun sequence genome includes a window with the following:
- a CDS encoding hypothetical protein, conserved (similar to Structural maintenance of chromosome 2 (Chromosome-associated proteinE) (Chromosome assembly protein XCAP-E). (Swiss-Prot:P50533) (Xenopus laevis)) has translation MKGRGKAMFLWAGMTLLLFSGRGEGKAEGCTLRRYEVDGREEDIHAVIVNADEFANGNYKWMLCNNSGRREGGSELLWFCGTSSNNNPTSLITSKFNWSGEVGDVTVCKAKVDSSVRLLKEQVAQLQQQIEEAKEEHARLQEGSTREVQEKKKCQKEMKTMSQEDGKIRDLTNESARLDTLSEKEATECKKKKLQKQVEYDLELERMDKEIESVKKAIELKEQQLEKLGNNNCPACDAGTCWDDVHIKENLDKLYGKDGWTKSGVKCGAPHEDTEGNNSKYNENM, from the coding sequence ATGAAAGGGCGTGGGAAAGCTATGTTCTTGTGGGCGGGGATGACGCTATTGCTTTTTagtgggaggggggaagggaaggcaGAAGGTTGCACCTTGAGAAGGTATGAAGTAGACGGAAGAGAGGAGGATATTCATGCCGTGATAGTAAACGCTGATGAATTTGCGAACGGAAATTACAAGTGGATGTtatgcaacaacagcggaaggagggaaggtgGAAGTGAATTGTTGTGGTTTTGTGGTACTTCAAGTAACAATAATCCGACAAGCCTCATAACCAGCAAATTCAACTGGAGCGGTGAAGTGGGTGACGTAACTGTTTGCAAAGCGAAGGTAGATAGTTCAGTGAGGCTTCTTAAAGAGCAGGTGGCgcaactgcagcagcaaatTGAGGAGGCGAAGGAGGAGCATGCGAGACTTCAAGAAGGGAGTACACGGGAGGttcaagaaaagaagaagtgccaaaaggaaatgaaaacgaTGTCACAAGAGGATGGTAAGATACGGGACCTCACGAACGAAAGTGCACGGCTGGACACACTTTCGGAAAAAGAGGCAACagagtgcaaaaaaaaaaagctacaAAAGCAAGTGGAATACGACCTTGAACTAGAAAGAATGGACAAAGAAATCGAAAGTGTGAAGAAAGCAATagaactgaaggaacaacAGCTGGAAAAACttggaaataataattgtcCCGCATGTGACGCTGGGACTTGTTGGGATGATGTGCACATAAAGGAAAATTTGGATAAATTATATGGAAAAGATGGATGGACAAAATCAGGTGTTAAATGCGGGGCGCCACATGAGGATACTGAAGGGAATAATTCAAAATATAATGAAAACATGTAA
- a CDS encoding hypothetical protein, conserved (similar over 163aa to Tropomyosin 1 (Swiss- Prot:P17536) (Saccharomyces cerevisiae)), protein MRILFGLLLLIFCLTVRASDERCSDVTWRGDDYSGYGRRFFSNSENFFEVDKTWIFCYSLKHDTEPKLWTCDNDKTLNELVEKNKPLQNEVEKRGLCNITVTSQTGADKQKVTDLQIELNKKEDQVATVLREQDKKKEESGKCHHKLTKLKEMSASIESLQEDIDEQQASITKEKKRCDKNITQYIAGPQETRINAALASLQDLKETLKSLTRNFEEGMKKRSCTACSAETCYSTPSVKAELDKMYLENSWLNLTAAQREQCLLDDTMLLPMLSYMRRKPFDGAYAYNQNVDMMEKLFALLISFLCFLI, encoded by the coding sequence ATGCGAATACTGTTTGGATTATTGTTGCTGATATTTTGCTTAACTGTGAGAGCAAGTGATGAACGATGCAGTGACGTAACGTGGAGGGGAGATGATTACAGTGGTTACGGGAGGAGATTTTTTTCAAATagtgaaaatttttttgaaGTTGATAAAACGTGGATATTTTGCTATTCTCTGAAACATGATACGGAACCTAAGCTTTGGACCTGCGACAACGATAAAACTCTAAATGAATTGGTTGAGAAAAACAAGCCTTTACAAAACGAAGTAGAAAAAAGAGGTTTGTGCAATATAACAGTAACTAGCCAAACGGGGgcggacaaacaaaaagttacAGATTTGCAAATCGAACTTAATAAGAAGGAAGATCAAGTGGCCACTGTGCTACGAgaacaagacaaaaagaaagaggaaagcggAAAATGCCATCATAAACTTACAAaattaaaggaaatgagTGCAAGTATTGAGAGCCTACAGGAAGATATTGACGAACAACAAGCCAGCATCACAAAGGAGAAGAAACGATGCGACAAAAACATTACGCAATACATCGCCGGTCCTCAAGAGACAAGGATAAATGCAGCACTTGCTTCCCTCCAGGACTTAAAGGAAACGTTAAAGTCGTTGACACGAAATTTTGaggaaggaatgaagaaaCGCAGTTGCACCGCTTGCTCTGCCGAAACATGTTACAGCACTCCCAGTGTAAAGGCGGAACTTGACAAAATGTATCTTGAAAACTCATGGCTCAATCTTACCGCAGCACAGAGGGAGCAATGCCTTCTTGATGATACAATGTTGCTACCAATGTTATCTTACATGAGGAGGAAACCCTTTGATGGTGCTTATGCTTATAACCAAAATGTAGATATGATGGAAAAACTATTTGCACTTCtaatttcatttttatgCTTTTTAATTTGA
- a CDS encoding hypothetical protein, conserved (GPI-Anchor Signal predicted for Tb09.v1.0450 by DGPI v2.04 with cleavage site probability 0.78000003 near 278), protein MLFGVLLLMSRLSEWASADSCDYTKWMEEDYTDHMIRLSLTVRGSYSHEKNWVFCDLIDYSNVPKLWKCSNEKTLDELVQKHKLLQDEVEGRGLCNKPVITKTKPYEQQVKNLKAELQRWKEKIQAKKIIIKKAEEVICSENSKKATYSTETVATLQTSNKEKIKKIDKSKQQCNDSITQHIINSTTEILRMKNASLYNLKRHLNSMTQMFEEGMKKRSCTVCSAETCYSTPSVKAELDKMYLENSWLNLTAAQREQCLLDDTMLLPMLSYMRRKPFDGAYAYNRNVDMVEKLFALVISFFSFFL, encoded by the coding sequence ATGCTATTTGGAGTTTTGCTACTGATGTCTCGCTTAAGTGAATGGGCAAGCGCTGATTCTTGCGATTATACAAAATGGATGGAGGAGGATTACACGGATCATATGATAAGGCTTTCTTTGACAGTTCGAGGATCGTACAGCCATGAGAAGAACTGGGTCTTCTGTGATTTGATTGATTATTCCAACGTTCCTAAGCTTTGGAAGTGCAGTAACGAGAAAACCCTTGACGAATTAgttcaaaaacacaaattgtTGCAAGACGAAGTGGAAGGGAGAGGTTTGTGCAACAAACCGGTaatcacaaaaacaaaaccctATGAACAACAGGTCAAGAACTTGAAGGCTGAACTCCAgcgatggaaagaaaaaatacaagcaaaaaaaataataattaaaaaggCAGAAGAAGTAATATGCAGCGAGAACagcaaaaaagcaacataTTCAACTGAAACAGTTGCGACCCTTCAAACAtcaaacaaagagaaaattaaaaaaattgacaAGTCAAAGCAACAGTGCAACGACAGCATTACCCAACATATTATTAATTCCACAACAGAAATCCTGCGGATGAAAAATGCTTCTCTTTACAACCTGAAAAGACATCTTAATTCGATGACGCAAATGTTTGaggaaggaatgaagaaaCGCAGTTGCACCGTTTGCTCTGCCGAAACATGTTACAGCACTCCCAGTGTAAAGGCGGAACTTGACAAAATGTATCTTGAAAACTCATGGCTCAATCTTACTGCAGCACAGAGGGAGCAATGCCTTCTTGATGATACAATGTTGCTACCAATGTTATCTTACATGAGGAGGAAACCCTTTGATGGTGCTTATGCTTATAACCGAAATGTAGATATGGTGGAAAAATTATTTGCACTTGtgatttcatttttttccttttttctttaa